From a single Bacillus sp. NEB1478 genomic region:
- a CDS encoding molybdopterin-dependent oxidoreductase, producing MAWNDERIDQNIYSQGEVDKWVYSTCNICSVGCGCYVAVKDKKIVGIKGNGDHSINRGRLGPKGENQWYANNSPDRLTSPLIRNESGELMPATWDEAMDLITSKAKDTLEKKGTNSVAIYSTGQGFLEDYYSIAKIGRAGLQTHLLDANTRLCTATTEFCLLQSFGADGTPASFDDLDETETLMLFGHNVAETGTVLFERIMERKKRTGKPYLIVVDPRKTATAKEADLHLQLYPGSNVPLLNGIIRAVTKNGQVDQAFTEKYTIGYDEMLESVEDWTLEETSKLTGIEIKQLEKACEQIGSTSSLVTTTLQGTYQSADATTACVAINNLHLIRGLIGKPGSGPLHMAGQPSSSSNRTAGGVGTYPGQRNSSNPSHINEMAELWNVDALSLPVGPEKGIEEQIDMIESGEVGFFWNIGTNPLVSLPNRQRAKKALEKIFVVIQDPFLTESAAVADVILPAALWGEKEGTMENADRTINLLRKAVKPPEGVRTDFEILLDFSKRMGFKDRDGNSLIQYSTPEECFEEWKVISRGRPCDMTGITYEKLEEENGLRWPVNEEHPKGTPRLYTDFKFHTTVDYTQSFTKDQFTGRALTKKEFENKGANGKAIIHPTRFVPPSEQPNDDYPLWLTTGRLVWHWHTRTKTGRAPLLDAAAPNAYVEIHEEDAKKFSLVPGEKVRVSSPRGWIEVAARIGTAVQKGLLFVPFHYGGWTNHEAANDLTADFTDPLSKQPTFKQSACKIEKIRNKHKISPQESIQKIAEENGISVENLLRANGLETVNEVHTGIELEVPASVKNVPIPPFLPYRI from the coding sequence ATGGCGTGGAATGACGAAAGAATCGATCAGAATATTTATAGTCAAGGTGAAGTGGACAAGTGGGTTTATAGTACTTGTAACATTTGTTCTGTTGGATGCGGCTGTTATGTTGCGGTAAAAGACAAAAAGATTGTCGGCATTAAAGGAAATGGCGATCATTCCATAAACCGTGGCAGGTTGGGACCGAAAGGAGAAAACCAATGGTACGCAAACAACAGTCCAGACCGGTTAACTTCGCCATTGATCCGGAATGAGTCAGGTGAATTGATGCCAGCCACGTGGGATGAAGCGATGGATTTGATCACATCAAAAGCGAAAGATACTTTAGAAAAAAAAGGCACGAACAGCGTAGCGATCTATTCGACAGGACAAGGGTTCCTAGAAGACTATTATTCAATCGCTAAAATTGGGCGAGCTGGACTGCAGACTCATTTATTGGACGCAAACACGAGACTTTGTACAGCAACGACTGAGTTTTGTCTTCTTCAATCGTTCGGAGCAGATGGAACGCCAGCTTCTTTCGATGATTTAGATGAAACAGAAACACTCATGCTGTTCGGGCATAACGTTGCGGAAACAGGAACTGTATTATTTGAGCGTATTATGGAACGGAAAAAAAGGACAGGAAAACCTTACTTGATTGTTGTTGATCCAAGAAAAACCGCCACAGCAAAAGAGGCAGACCTTCATCTGCAATTATATCCGGGTTCGAACGTTCCTTTACTGAACGGCATTATTCGAGCCGTCACCAAAAATGGCCAGGTAGATCAGGCATTCACTGAAAAATATACGATTGGCTATGATGAAATGCTTGAATCTGTTGAAGACTGGACGCTTGAAGAAACATCAAAATTAACAGGGATCGAAATCAAACAGCTCGAAAAAGCATGTGAGCAGATCGGCAGTACTTCTTCTCTCGTGACGACAACACTTCAAGGAACATATCAGAGTGCAGATGCAACGACGGCATGTGTTGCTATAAACAACCTGCATTTAATTAGAGGTTTAATAGGAAAACCAGGCTCTGGTCCTTTGCATATGGCAGGTCAGCCGAGTTCTTCATCTAACCGGACAGCTGGCGGGGTCGGTACATATCCGGGACAGCGAAATTCTTCCAACCCTAGCCATATTAATGAGATGGCTGAACTGTGGAATGTAGATGCGTTAAGTCTGCCTGTCGGACCTGAAAAAGGAATCGAAGAACAGATCGACATGATCGAGAGTGGTGAAGTCGGTTTCTTTTGGAATATCGGAACAAATCCTCTCGTTTCACTGCCAAACCGGCAGCGAGCAAAAAAAGCGCTGGAAAAGATTTTCGTCGTCATTCAAGATCCATTTTTAACAGAGTCAGCGGCAGTAGCTGACGTGATTCTCCCTGCAGCATTATGGGGTGAAAAAGAAGGCACGATGGAAAATGCGGATCGGACAATAAACTTGCTGCGAAAAGCCGTTAAGCCGCCTGAAGGAGTTCGAACAGACTTTGAAATTTTACTCGATTTTTCAAAAAGAATGGGCTTTAAAGACCGTGACGGAAATTCGTTAATCCAATACAGCACACCAGAAGAGTGTTTTGAAGAATGGAAGGTTATTTCGCGCGGCCGCCCTTGTGATATGACAGGAATCACGTATGAAAAGCTGGAAGAAGAAAATGGTCTCAGATGGCCGGTGAATGAGGAACATCCGAAGGGAACTCCAAGATTGTATACGGATTTCAAGTTCCATACGACTGTTGATTATACACAGAGTTTTACAAAAGACCAGTTCACAGGTCGTGCTTTAACGAAAAAAGAGTTCGAAAACAAAGGAGCGAATGGGAAAGCGATCATCCATCCGACACGCTTTGTTCCACCATCTGAACAGCCGAACGATGATTATCCATTATGGCTTACGACCGGCCGGCTTGTATGGCATTGGCACACTCGAACGAAAACGGGGCGTGCACCACTTTTAGATGCTGCAGCACCAAACGCCTATGTAGAAATCCATGAGGAAGACGCCAAAAAGTTTTCGCTAGTACCTGGTGAAAAAGTTCGCGTGTCTTCACCAAGAGGATGGATCGAAGTGGCTGCCCGTATCGGAACAGCGGTTCAAAAAGGTCTTCTTTTTGTTCCTTTCCATTATGGCGGCTGGACGAATCATGAAGCAGCAAATGATTTAACCGCTGATTTCACTGATCCATTATCCAAACAGCCGACATTCAAACAATCAGCCTGCAAAATTGAAAAGATCCGAAACAAACACAAAATCAGCCCGCAAGAATCCATACAAAAAATTGCTGAAGAAAACGGAATCTCAGTAGAAAATCTATTAAGGGCGAACGGGCTGGAAACCGTTAATGAAGTTCATACCGGAATAGAATTAGAAGTTCCGGCATCTGTCAAAAATGTTCCGATCCCGCCATTTTTACCGTATCGAATATAG
- a CDS encoding TetR family transcriptional regulator, with protein sequence MAEPLKKEQILDTAEQVLRRYGLEKTSVVDVARALGVSHGTLYRHFPSKSALREAVGERWLHRVSSPLAKIIHEDCSSIDKLRKWFDNLIDTKRSKAIEDPELFAMYNALAEESVEGITAHINELIQQLSEIVEEGIENGEFKRGEEGEIAEAFFYGTARFHHPALAKEWQSPNIDHEFELVWNMLLSGLKF encoded by the coding sequence ATGGCAGAACCGTTAAAAAAAGAACAGATTTTAGATACGGCTGAACAAGTTCTCAGACGTTACGGACTGGAGAAAACATCGGTGGTGGATGTGGCGAGGGCACTAGGAGTCAGTCATGGTACGCTTTATCGCCATTTTCCAAGCAAATCAGCATTGCGTGAGGCTGTAGGTGAGCGGTGGCTACACCGGGTTTCAAGTCCTCTTGCAAAAATCATTCATGAGGACTGCAGCTCTATTGATAAGCTGCGAAAATGGTTCGATAATCTCATAGACACAAAGAGATCAAAAGCAATTGAAGATCCTGAGCTTTTCGCCATGTATAACGCACTTGCTGAAGAATCGGTCGAAGGAATTACGGCACATATTAATGAATTAATTCAGCAATTATCCGAAATTGTAGAAGAAGGAATAGAGAACGGAGAATTTAAACGTGGTGAAGAGGGTGAAATAGCCGAAGCATTTTTTTATGGAACAGCGCGTTTTCACCATCCTGCACTTGCAAAAGAGTGGCAGTCACCAAACATCGATCATGAATTTGAGCTTGTTTGGAACATGCTGCTTTCTGGATTAAAATTTTAA
- a CDS encoding aldo/keto reductase, whose translation MNKRKLGNNGPEVSAIGLGCMGMSDLYGNADRTESIATIHEALEKGVTLFDTGDFYGVGHNELLLREALQGTKRENAFIAVKTGVLRSPDGGWIGMNNSPQAIKNNLAYTLQRLGVDYIDLYQPARVDPNVPIEETIGAMAEMVKAGYVKEIGLSEANAETIRKAHAVHPIGWLQIEYSLFSRGIEAEILPTLRELGISLSAYGVLSRGLLSGKWSKDRQGQIDFRSFSPRFMGENLDKNLALVEALREIAEEKQTTVAQLAIAWVLSQGEDVIPLIGARKRTHLEDAFGALELKLSSEDLAKIEAAVPAEAVAGTRYAKEQMGMLGVK comes from the coding sequence ATGAATAAAAGAAAATTAGGAAACAACGGACCTGAAGTTTCAGCAATAGGTTTAGGATGTATGGGAATGTCAGATTTATACGGCAATGCAGACCGAACAGAAAGCATCGCCACGATTCACGAAGCTTTAGAAAAGGGAGTTACCCTGTTTGATACAGGTGACTTCTACGGAGTAGGGCATAACGAACTTTTATTACGTGAAGCATTACAAGGCACAAAACGTGAAAATGCTTTTATCGCAGTCAAAACTGGCGTACTCAGATCTCCAGATGGCGGCTGGATCGGGATGAACAACAGTCCGCAAGCAATTAAAAATAATTTAGCTTATACACTTCAACGCCTAGGTGTCGATTATATTGACCTTTATCAGCCGGCACGAGTAGATCCTAATGTTCCCATTGAAGAAACAATCGGTGCGATGGCTGAAATGGTGAAGGCTGGATATGTTAAAGAGATCGGGCTTTCTGAAGCGAATGCAGAAACAATCCGCAAGGCCCATGCAGTTCATCCTATCGGCTGGCTGCAAATCGAATACTCACTTTTCAGCCGTGGTATTGAAGCGGAAATCCTGCCAACTTTGCGTGAACTCGGAATCTCTCTTTCCGCATACGGTGTTTTATCCAGAGGTCTTTTAAGCGGTAAATGGTCAAAAGATCGCCAAGGTCAAATCGACTTCCGATCATTCTCTCCGCGTTTTATGGGTGAAAACTTAGATAAGAACTTGGCGTTAGTTGAAGCATTGCGTGAAATCGCAGAAGAAAAACAAACAACAGTTGCACAGCTTGCGATTGCTTGGGTTCTTTCTCAAGGTGAGGATGTTATTCCATTAATCGGTGCACGTAAACGCACACACTTAGAGGATGCTTTTGGAGCGTTAGAACTGAAGCTGAGTTCTGAAGACTTAGCAAAAATTGAAGCGGCTGTACCTGCTGAGGCCGTAGCAGGAACTCGTTACGCTAAAGAACAAATGGGTATGCTGGGAGTAAAATAA
- a CDS encoding MerR family transcriptional regulator, with protein sequence MAADKNSYKDKKVISIGIISELTGLSERKIRYYEERKLIFPERTGRGTRKYSFSDVETLMEIADQIEDGVQTYEIKKEMTKKKNEKMREERNKMIRGQINAQFNIRK encoded by the coding sequence ATGGCAGCTGATAAAAACTCTTACAAAGATAAAAAAGTTATATCGATTGGAATCATAAGCGAACTCACTGGACTATCTGAACGAAAAATCCGTTATTATGAAGAAAGAAAATTAATATTCCCTGAAAGAACAGGACGTGGCACTCGCAAGTATTCTTTTTCAGATGTTGAAACATTGATGGAGATTGCCGACCAAATTGAAGATGGTGTACAAACCTATGAAATCAAAAAAGAAATGACGAAAAAGAAAAATGAAAAAATGAGAGAAGAGCGAAACAAAATGATACGCGGTCAAATCAATGCACAATTTAATATAAGAAAATAA